The region ATATCTCCCAACTGAAGACCATTTTGTTTTTGCTCAGTTAAGGCTTGGGTCAGCTGGACCTGGCTGATCAGGCCGCGCTGCATCAGGACTTCCCCAATCCGAACTTTCCCCCGCGTAATGTTGCGACGGCGCTGCCCATTGAGGACTTGTTGAAGCTGAGCCTGACTGACCCAACCCTGCTGCTTACAAATTTCTCCTAACTGAGCACCACTCTGCTTTTGTTCAGCCAAAGCTTGGGTGAGTTGGGACTGATTAATCAAGCCCCGCTGTAGCATTAGTTCCCCAATACGAATTTTTTCTCGGTTGCGGAAGGATTTTGCGAGCACAAGAGTCTCCTAGATTTCTCGAAATAATGCAGAGAACGTCGCAGGATCTCTCGTTCGGAGAATGCTGCGGCGCTGGGCCACCCGATGCCTACTGTGAGCTGGAGAAGCAGGGTTAAAAATTGTTCCTTGGCAACTTTAGAATCCAAAGGAGTCTAATTGGTTCGTGCCTGGTATTTTAATACTGCCCATTTAGCTATCCAGATTGATCTCCCGCTCAGAAAGGGTTCCGTTGTCTTGTCTCTTAAGCTGCGGGCAAGTCAAACAACAAAAACTCTGCAGGTTGATCGGTGCCTTTAACGATGATTTCCGGGGTGAAATCTGTGATTGCTGCACCATCTCCGTTCATTAACGAATGGTCGTCTAACTGTACGCTTCCTCGAGCAATCTGTAGCCAGACGGCCCGACCGGGTTCAATGATGTGTTTAACCTGCTGTTCCTCGGTCAGTAAGCCTGCGTAGAGATTCACGTCTTGATGAATCGTCACTGAGCCGTGCCGCCCATCCCTTGATCCCACGAGGCGGAGTTGTCCTTGCCTTTCTGCTGGGGAGATATAGATTTGCTCGTAGCTCGGCTCAATTCCTTGAGTATCGGGCATTAGCCAGATTTGTAAAAAGTGAACGCCCTCAGATTGGGACGGATTGTATTCACTATGGGAAATTCCGGTCCCGGCAGACATGCGCTGGATATCTCCGGGCCTGATGATCGAGCCGTTGCCGATGTTGTCTTTATGCTCTAAGGCACCGTTCAGCACGTAGGAAATAATTTCCATGTCGCGGTGGCTGTGGGTCGAAAAGCCTTGAGCCGGATGTACTTTATCTTCGTTGATCACCCGTAGGGCTGAAAAACCCATGTGGGCCGGGTCAAAATAGTTGCCGAAGGAAAAGGTATGACGGCTATCAAGCCACCCAAAGTTGGCACTGCCTCTCTCGTTGCCAGGGCGAATGGTAATCATGGTGTGTAGCCTCCTTATCGCCAGTTGTGTCTTTCGTTTCGGCGATAGATCCATGATAGTTTGAATCTAAAAATAAGACAATATACTAAACTATGGACACTCTGTGTCTAAAAATAAGACAATAGCTGTGGATAAATTTGAAAGTATGCAGGCCTTTACGCAGGTTGTGGAGGCGGGTGGTTTTGCGGCGGCGGCTAGAGAGGTGGGACTGTCGCGATCGCAAGTGAATAAGCTTGTTGCTAACCTCGAAGTCCATCTGGGTGTTCAGCTACTCCATCGCACCACTCGCAAGGTGACGCCTACGGATGCGGGGCGAGCCTATTATGAGCGCTGCATTAATATCCTGGCTGAGCTGGAAGAGGCGGAAACCTCAATTGCCCGACTGCAGACTGAGGCGAGGGGCACCTTGCGGATTAATGCACCGATGTCCTTTGGTATGAGGCATTTGGGGCGTGCGATCGCAGCTTTTAGTCATCAGCATCCACAGCTTCAGGTCGAAGTTACCTTGAGCGATCGCTTCATTGATCCGATTTCAGAAGGCTTTGACGTCACACTCCGAATCTCAGAATATCCCGACGACGCCAGTTTAATTTCGCACCTTGTGATGCCAACCCCGAGAGTCCTCTGTGCTGCTCCTCAGTATCTGGCGGAGCGCGGCAATCCCGGTCAACCTAAGCAGCTTCGAGAGCATTCCTGTCTTCATTACGGACACTTGCCCAGCGCTCATCGTTGGTTTTTACAGGGGCCGGAGGGTGAGGTCGTGGTGTCGATTTCTGGGGCGCTATGCTCTAACAACGGAGAGGTCCTTCGCAGCGCGGCACTGGAGGGGCTTGGGATTACGCTGTTGCCCACCTTTATCGTGGCGAACGATCTGCAGCAGGGAGATCTTCGGGTTGTCCTGCCGGAGTATCGTGCCCCTACTCTTTCTTTATACGTTGTATATCCAGTAAATCGGCATCTGTCAGAAAAGGTGAGGTTGCTTACAGCGTTTATTTGCGATCGCTTTGATACTCATAAGATAAATTGATCTAACACTCTATTGAACTTCTGCAGGCATCAGTTTGAAGTCGGGTCAGTCACTAAAATAGAGGCTCTACGTTGTCGAACTTACTCTGGACATTGCAAAAATGACTCGTTTCCACATTCCCTCTGTCCTGTCTCAGGTTTTTAATCGTTCCGATGATGCTGAGACCGTTTTTTCGGAGTTAATGCCAGTTTTGGGCAGTCTACTGCAGTGCGATCGCATCTTCCTTTACCTGCGTCATCCTGATAGCCGCATGGGGTGTACTCCCTTTATCTGGCAACAGTCAGAAGAAGTTCCAAGCCTTCCCGATAGCTACAACGCTCAATGGTCTCTTGAAGACCCTCAGCAATTGGAACAGCAAGACCCACTATTTGCGGCTGCCCTGACTGGAAAACCCTCCATTTTTATTGAAGACATTGAAGAAGCAGCTAATGACATTATCAACAAAGAGCTTGAGCACCAGCAGTTTGTTCATCGTGCCTTAGTACATGCCCACTTGTCCCACAATCATCAGCTTTGGGGCATTCTGGAACCCTGCATGTTTGACCAGCCCAGAACCTGGACTGCATCTGACCAGGCTTTAATCAACTACACCGTTGCCCAGAGCGAATTGCTGGCCGTCAACTATGTCAAAGAGCACCACGCCCAATAAACAATTCCTAGGGCGTCATCCAAATCAAGTGGAGTCACGAAGGCTGCCCGTCGATTCCTATTGTCATTAGAAGTACGGTGACAAAAACTGTGGCTGTTTTGCCATCCTATATCTCTGGGGCTGGGTGTAACAAAGATGGTGCAGTGCTGCTTTATCCTTTGACGCAGACCACCTGTCTCAGGGTTGCAACGACCTCAACGAGATCGTTCTGATTGGCCATCACCTCTTCAATTGGCTTATAGGCAGCAGGGATTTCATCTAAAATGCCAGCATCCTTGCGGCACTCAATGCCATCCGTTTGTTCAATCAAGTCATCCAGCGTGAAAGTATGTTTTGCCTTGGTCCGGGACATCAACCGTCCTGCCCCATGGCTGCAGGAACAATAGCTCTCGTGGTTTCCCCTTCCCTTAACGATGAAGGACTTTGCTCCCATTGACCCCGGAATAATACCGTAATCGGTTGTGCGGGCGCGTACTGCCCCTTTGCGCGTCACATACACTTCTTCACCAAAGTGTGATTCTCGCTCAGCATAGTTGTGATGACAATTGACCGCCAATTTTGGCTTAAACGGTTTGCCGCCTCCAAGGTGCAGTTCGAGGATTTTCTTAAAACGGCTCATCATCACATCGCGGTTGAAGCGTGCATAATCTTGTGCCCACTGTAAGTCGTGCCAATACTGCTGAAAGGCATCCGTGCCGGCCACGAAGGCTGACAAATCTGGATCTGGTAGTTTTTGGTGGGCTAATTTCGCCAAATCCTTTGCTGTGCGGATATGGTTCTGGGCGAGCATATTGCCAATGTTGCGTGACCCCGAATGCAGCATTAACCAAACATTGTCTTCAGTATCGATACACACTTCAATAAAGTGATTCCCACCGCCGAGAGAGCCCATCTGCTTGAGAGCCTTCCCTTCTAAATGCTGAACTCCTTTGTGCAGCTCTTTAAATGAATGCCACCCTTGCCAGTTGTATACGGCCTTGTCAATATTTTTATTGGCATCAAAGCCCACTGGGATAGTCGCTTCAATCTCTTTTCGAATCTTCTTGAGCTTTCCCTCTAATTGATGACTAGAATAGGGCGTTTGAATGGCACACATCCCACAGCCAATATCGACCCCTACTGCCGCCGGGATAATTGCATCCTGGGTTGCAATGACAGATCCCACCAGCGCCCCTTTGCCCAGGTGGACATCAGACATCAACGCGACATGCTTGTAGACAAAAGGAAGTGAGGCCACGTTCTTTGCCATCTGGGTTTCACGAGCACCCAGGTCATGGTTGGCCCAAGAGAGAATAGGCTTATTTGAATTGAGAGAAAGAGATTGAGCAGGCATTTACTGTGCTTCTTGGGTACGAATCTTGCGGTTAGGATCTTGTTTGCGAATCCAGGTCAGGAATATCTGCATTTGAAGGTCGGCTTGTCACTGTTCAATCGTGCTCAACTCTATTTCTAACGCTTGTTTCGTAAACAGGGAGTGATTGATGACAGGATGCATAAAGATTCGTGGTTGGACCCAATTTTAGTTTTTTCGTTTGATCTGTTGATGTGAGATCAGATGGTTAACAGTCAGTTTTAAGCAATCACGTTGACAGATGGATATGGGCAGAGCCGCAATCATAACCTTGCTCTTTATCCAGAGCAAGGTTATGGAGGTTCAATTGCTTGAGTGACTTGTGCTGAACAGTCTCAATTCTGGTTCAAGATTGCTGATACCCATCGGGTTCAAACAGTGAATCTACTCAGAGGGTTTAGATGAATTCGGCAATGCCATGCAATAGATCAAAGATCTTCCAGCAGTAACAATCGCGACGGATCTAAGCACACGCTCCAGGGCTGAGGCTGATCTTTAAGCTCACACCATTTTTCTTTAAACACTTCTGCCTGTAGATGATAGTCTTGCTCATCGCTTGGGGGGCGATGCAGCTTTAAATACAGGGTCATGCGATGGGGCGTTTCACTGGTCGCCGCTAGCCAGCAGCAAAAGGTATTTTTAGACGAGGCCGACGAGGCCGACAATGAAATCTGGTGGGCACGGATGCCAATTTGGGTGAAGTTTGGGGGAAGTGGTTCTAGGGTTTGCAGCTGGCACTGCCAGCGCTGGACCTCAACTTGGTTCGGGCCGTAGGCGACAGCGGGTGAAAAGTTTTTACAGCCGGTCAGTCGAGCAACACTGACGGTCTGAGGCTGCTCAAAAATACGGTGTTTGGGACCATTGGCAATGACGGTACCGCTATCCAGGATTAGGAGGTCGTGACACATGCGGTAGGCTTCTTCTAAGTTGTGGGTTACCAATAGGGTAATGCCCTGGTAGCTCTGGAGTCGGGTGATCAGCTGCCGCTCAATCTGGTTGCGGAGATGCGTGTCAAGAGCGGAAAAGGGTTCGTCTAACAGTAAGACTTCAGGTTGGCTGGCAAGTGCTCGCGCCAATGCAACTCGCTGCTGCTGTCCCCCCGAGAGTTGACGGGGATAATGTTGAGCGAATGGCTCAAGACGCATGGCAATTAACTGCTGAGTCACAGCCCTTGTGATCTGGTTCGGAGACGATTTCTGGCATCGAGGGAGGCCAAAGGCAATGTTTTGAGCAACGGTTAAGTGGGGAAAGAGGGCATAGTTCTGGAAGAGAATGCTGACGTTGCGATCGCAACTCCCCACATCAATCCCCAACTCAGAATCAAACAGCACTCGATCGTTAAGGATAATCCGGCCCGAGTCTGGGGTCTCTATCCCTGCAATGCAGCGCAGAATTAAACTCTTGCCCACCCCAGAGGCTCCTAAAACTCCGAGGGGCTGGCCATCCGCAACAAATTTGATAGATAGAGTAAACTCCGGCAGATGTTTGCAAATATCCACCTCTAGCTGAAGACGAGTGGACCGTTTGGCCCCCGCTTCTTCGAACCCGCCTCTGCTCCTGTCAGAAAGGAGCATGGCCTCGGTTTTTCTCCCTTTAGATCTCTGTGTCCATCGAAGCCGAGACCGGTGCTGGGTTAACCCATTTGTGAGGACAATCCCCCCGAGCGACAAGCTGAGCACTATCGCTGACCAGAGGGCAGCTTCGCGCAGATCGCCGCCTTCGACCGCGAAATAGATCGCCATCGGTAACGTTTGAGTGCGTCCGGGGATGTTCCCTGCCAACATCAGGGTTGCCCCAAATTCACCTAAGGCTCGAGCAAAGGCCAAGGTGGTTC is a window of Acaryochloris thomasi RCC1774 DNA encoding:
- a CDS encoding pirin family protein produces the protein MITIRPGNERGSANFGWLDSRHTFSFGNYFDPAHMGFSALRVINEDKVHPAQGFSTHSHRDMEIISYVLNGALEHKDNIGNGSIIRPGDIQRMSAGTGISHSEYNPSQSEGVHFLQIWLMPDTQGIEPSYEQIYISPAERQGQLRLVGSRDGRHGSVTIHQDVNLYAGLLTEEQQVKHIIEPGRAVWLQIARGSVQLDDHSLMNGDGAAITDFTPEIIVKGTDQPAEFLLFDLPAA
- a CDS encoding LysR family transcriptional regulator, with translation MDKFESMQAFTQVVEAGGFAAAAREVGLSRSQVNKLVANLEVHLGVQLLHRTTRKVTPTDAGRAYYERCINILAELEEAETSIARLQTEARGTLRINAPMSFGMRHLGRAIAAFSHQHPQLQVEVTLSDRFIDPISEGFDVTLRISEYPDDASLISHLVMPTPRVLCAAPQYLAERGNPGQPKQLREHSCLHYGHLPSAHRWFLQGPEGEVVVSISGALCSNNGEVLRSAALEGLGITLLPTFIVANDLQQGDLRVVLPEYRAPTLSLYVVYPVNRHLSEKVRLLTAFICDRFDTHKIN
- a CDS encoding GAF domain-containing protein; protein product: MTRFHIPSVLSQVFNRSDDAETVFSELMPVLGSLLQCDRIFLYLRHPDSRMGCTPFIWQQSEEVPSLPDSYNAQWSLEDPQQLEQQDPLFAAALTGKPSIFIEDIEEAANDIINKELEHQQFVHRALVHAHLSHNHQLWGILEPCMFDQPRTWTASDQALINYTVAQSELLAVNYVKEHHAQ
- a CDS encoding RtcB family protein, with translation MPAQSLSLNSNKPILSWANHDLGARETQMAKNVASLPFVYKHVALMSDVHLGKGALVGSVIATQDAIIPAAVGVDIGCGMCAIQTPYSSHQLEGKLKKIRKEIEATIPVGFDANKNIDKAVYNWQGWHSFKELHKGVQHLEGKALKQMGSLGGGNHFIEVCIDTEDNVWLMLHSGSRNIGNMLAQNHIRTAKDLAKLAHQKLPDPDLSAFVAGTDAFQQYWHDLQWAQDYARFNRDVMMSRFKKILELHLGGGKPFKPKLAVNCHHNYAERESHFGEEVYVTRKGAVRARTTDYGIIPGSMGAKSFIVKGRGNHESYCSCSHGAGRLMSRTKAKHTFTLDDLIEQTDGIECRKDAGILDEIPAAYKPIEEVMANQNDLVEVVATLRQVVCVKG
- the modB gene encoding molybdate ABC transporter permease subunit, whose protein sequence is MINLSPLWISLRIATIATVVTFFLGIAAAHFMQHYRGRWRSLLDSLFLAPMVLPPTVLGFLLLLLLGKNGPFRVLFSGGISVVFTWYAAVITATVVAFPLMYKTTLGAFEQIDDSLQQAARTLKATELNVFRRITLPLSLPGLLAGTTLAFARALGEFGATLMLAGNIPGRTQTLPMAIYFAVEGGDLREAALWSAIVLSLSLGGIVLTNGLTQHRSRLRWTQRSKGRKTEAMLLSDRSRGGFEEAGAKRSTRLQLEVDICKHLPEFTLSIKFVADGQPLGVLGASGVGKSLILRCIAGIETPDSGRIILNDRVLFDSELGIDVGSCDRNVSILFQNYALFPHLTVAQNIAFGLPRCQKSSPNQITRAVTQQLIAMRLEPFAQHYPRQLSGGQQQRVALARALASQPEVLLLDEPFSALDTHLRNQIERQLITRLQSYQGITLLVTHNLEEAYRMCHDLLILDSGTVIANGPKHRIFEQPQTVSVARLTGCKNFSPAVAYGPNQVEVQRWQCQLQTLEPLPPNFTQIGIRAHQISLSASSASSKNTFCCWLAATSETPHRMTLYLKLHRPPSDEQDYHLQAEVFKEKWCELKDQPQPWSVCLDPSRLLLLEDL